One region of Mycolicibacterium insubricum genomic DNA includes:
- a CDS encoding VIT1/CCC1 transporter family protein: protein MVRSVTATSHPFEPHTEGLAARLNWLRAGVLGANDGIVSTAGMVVGVAAASADRGPILTAGVAGLLAGAVSMALGEYVSVSTQRDTEKALLTKERRELRTEPAAELEELTGIYRAKGLSPETARTVAQELTAHDAFTAHAEAELGIDPQELTNPWQAAFSSALSFTIGALLPLIAILWPPATARIPITAVTVLAALAVTGVVSARLGRANPRRAVLRNMVGGGLALLVTFAVGHLVGVAIG from the coding sequence ATGGTCAGGAGCGTGACCGCCACCTCGCATCCGTTTGAGCCACACACCGAAGGCCTTGCGGCACGGCTGAACTGGCTTCGCGCCGGCGTGCTCGGCGCCAACGACGGCATCGTGTCGACGGCGGGCATGGTGGTCGGCGTCGCCGCGGCGAGCGCCGATCGCGGTCCCATTTTGACCGCCGGCGTTGCCGGCCTGCTCGCCGGGGCCGTCTCCATGGCACTGGGTGAGTACGTGTCGGTCAGCACCCAGCGGGATACCGAGAAGGCGTTGCTGACCAAGGAACGCCGCGAGCTGCGGACCGAACCGGCCGCCGAACTGGAGGAACTGACCGGTATCTACCGGGCGAAGGGGTTGTCACCGGAGACTGCGCGGACCGTCGCCCAGGAGCTCACCGCGCACGACGCGTTCACCGCACACGCCGAGGCGGAGCTCGGCATCGACCCGCAGGAACTGACCAACCCGTGGCAGGCGGCGTTCTCCTCGGCGCTCTCGTTCACCATCGGTGCATTGCTACCGCTGATCGCCATCCTCTGGCCGCCCGCGACGGCGCGGATCCCGATCACCGCCGTCACGGTGCTGGCGGCGCTGGCCGTCACCGGCGTCGTCTCGGCACGCCTCGGTCGGGCAAATCCGCGGCGAGCAGTACTACGCAACATGGTCGGCGGCGGGCTCGCGCTGCTGGTCACCTTCGCGGTCGGACATCTGGTCGGGGTTGCGATCGGCTGA